In one Epinephelus moara isolate mb chromosome 6, YSFRI_EMoa_1.0, whole genome shotgun sequence genomic region, the following are encoded:
- the med18 gene encoding mediator of RNA polymerase II transcription subunit 18, with protein sequence MEAPPVTVMPVTGGTINMMEYLLQGSVLDQALESLLHRLRGLCDNMEPETFTDHELVYLLKGQQGNPFILRARRSLSHPTSPWHLRYLGQPEVGDKSRHALVRNCVDVAASQSLPEFLNEMGFRMDHEFVANGHIFRKGAMKIVVSKLSRILVPGNTENTERLSLSYLVELSVLAPAGQDTVSEDMRSFAEQLKPLVHLEKIDPSKQRH encoded by the exons ATGGAAGCTCCTCCTGTTACCGTGATGCCTGTCACCGGGGGCACAATCAATATGATGGAGTACCTGCTGCAAG GCAGTGTGTTAGACCAGGCCCTGGAAAGCCTCTTGCATCGCCTTCGAGGTCTCTGTGACAACATGGAACCTGAGACCTTCACAGATCACGAACTGGTTTATCTTCTGAAAGGCCAACAAGGGAACCCTTTCATTCTGCGTGCCCGGCGCTCCCTGTCCCATCCCACATCACCATGGCACCTACGCTACCTAGGCCAACCTGAAGTTGGTGACAAGAGCCGCCATGCTCTGGTGCGCAACTGTGTTGACGTAGCCGCCTCTCAAAGCCTGCCGGAGTTCCTCAACGAGATGGGCTTCCGCATGGACCATGAGTTTGTGGCCAACGGGCACATATTCCGCAAAGGGGCTATGAAAATTGTGGTCAGCAAGCTGTCACGCATCCTGGTACCAGGTAACACAGAGAACACAGAGCGACTATCACTTTCATACCTGGTGGAGCTGAGTGTGTTGGCTCCCGCCGGGCAGGACACTGTGTCAGAGGATATGCGCAGCTTTGCTGAGCAACTTAAACCCCTGGTTCACCTGGAGAAGATTGACCCCAGCAAACAGAGACActaa